The DNA sequence TCTATTTTCAGCCATTATAAGAAAGTTTCCTCCAGCTACACATTTTCTAACACCGAATTTATCCTCTATAATGAATTCACCTTCCATTACTGGAATTCTCCAAATTTTTCTTCCAGCTAATGTATCGCTTTTTTCAAATCCATCTCCAAATAATTTAATTGCTCTACCCACTTTCAACCTTTTTTTAGCTAAAGGCATAGCATCGAAAGCAGCTGTAGTAGGGCAGGTTAACACACATTGTCCTAAACGGCTTATTAATTGAAGTTTTAAAGCGCTCCCAAGTCTATGGTAAACTTGAATATATACTCCTGGCCTATTATCAGGGGTTTCATTTGGAGAAGCAATAGATCCTTCAACACCTGCTTCAGCAGGTGACATAATTATAGATGAAGCGAAACCTGTAGCTGTTTTAGCAGCTATTAAAGCCCATTTTTCATTTTCAGCTGTAATTAAAATTCTTGAAGCCCACATTGGGAAAGCTTCAGCAAAATCGTTATCATCAATTTCTACATCTCCAATTTTCAAGTTAAGCTCACCCTTGACTATTTTTTTGCTAGTTGTTTTTAAACTTAACGATTAACAAATATTTTTGAGGTTTTCAACTTAAAGCTTTTTAAGAGTTTGCTCGTAATATTTTTCACCGTAAGTTAAAACAATTTGATAAAACTTTTTTCCATTAAGTGATTCAACAAGCTCCAAGTTACCTTCAGCATAAATTTTATCGTTTTTTTCAGCTTGCATTCTAAATTCTTCAACATAAGATACTATAAAATCTACATGAGGAACTTTAACACCTTTAATTTCCTCAGCTTCAACCATATATATAGAAGGCATAAAAAATGATTCAGACTCATCAATAATCTCCCCTTTTATTGAAGCCCACCCAAGTTTTTTAATTTTTAAAGGAGTAAAAAAAGATGTTAAAGTTTCTTCATCACTTTTAACAGGTTCAAATTCCACTTTTATTTTTCTATTAAAGTTTTTATCAATAAGCACACCATAAATAAATTTTCTTTTTTGATGCTCAAAAAATTCTTTTAAAGAGAAGTT is a window from the Candidatus Bathyarchaeota archaeon genome containing:
- the fhcD gene encoding formylmethanofuran--tetrahydromethanopterin N-formyltransferase, which codes for MKIGDVEIDDNDFAEAFPMWASRILITAENEKWALIAAKTATGFASSIIMSPAEAGVEGSIASPNETPDNRPGVYIQVYHRLGSALKLQLISRLGQCVLTCPTTAAFDAMPLAKKRLKVGRAIKLFGDGFEKSDTLAGRKIWRIPVMEGEFIIEDKFGVRKCVAGGNFLIMAENRKAALEAAEKAVEAIQKIEGVILPFPGGICRSGSKVGARKYKLPASTNHPYCPVLRGLIEDSKIPEGVNSVYEIVFNGVTTKIIKKATAAGIKAAVQVKGVKKISAVNFGGKLGPIQINLKEALESNP